Genomic DNA from Deltaproteobacteria bacterium:
ACGCATTAACCGGATGAACCGTTTTACTTAAGTAAAACGATGAAGATTTTATTCCATCCTCAATGATCGGGGCTACGGTAATTGCTGAGTTAGACTATCCCGGCAAAGGAAAACTGAAAGGTAAAAGGTTTATGCTCTCCCAGTAATCAGTAATCGCTACTAAAGTGTTTTCAACATCTGCGATACTGATGTCGGTGGGTATGATCGGGTCTTCAGAAAACAACCTGCTTGTAACCTCCCAATTTTCCCTGAAAGTTTTAAGCCCTTCACAATCAACATACCTTGATTCACTTGCCAGAAAAAATTCCTCCCCGGCCTTTTTCCAGAATATCTTATCGTTGATTGGCCTGGCTTGGATAATTCGTGTCAAGTCATACAAATCTTTAACCCGGATGGCTTTAGGCCGCTTATCAAGCTTTTCTCTATATGCAGGTAAAGAACTCAAAAACGCGCGCGCTTTCTCTCCTGCAATACGCTCCAGGGAATAAGCTTTTACAGTGACATCACCCAACGGAAGGACGACTACCGAATCGTCTGACAAGGTTTCTGGAGCAGCAACGTCAACTCTAAGACCAGGTAGGTCTCTTACACCCAACTTCTCGTAATCAATTAAGGATATTCTTATCAGAAAAGCATCCCATCCCAATGGATGACCTTTAATAGGATTAGGTTCAACGCGTATGTGACTTACCTTAAATCTTACCGGGTCCTGATCCTCAAAATATCTGGTCAATGCTTCCGATATGCTTTCTTCGAGAAAGGTCTTCTGAACTATTTTGTCTGGGTGTTGACGTGTAAATTCGGCATCAAGATTGCTGTCAATATCGAGGGACATTCTAGGTGTTCCCAGGTGTTGATTGAGCACCATGGCGCCCTTGAAAATCAGACTTTCTCTAATGCGGGAATTTCCTCCAAGCGCCTTTAAAATATGGGAGAGAACTTCAAATATCCAATTGCTTCGTTGCTCTCTATCCATGAGTCTGCATCAGGGTATCAAGATTCTCCAGTTTTGATTTATCCGTAAATAATGAGTGCCTCTAAAGAGGGGGATATCGGCAATGCCCGTGATATTCAGAGTCTCTCTTCTTGTGCCCTCGAGAAAGCGGGCAAGATCCGGGTCCGGTTTGTACGCCATAACATCGAACATTGCACCGACCCGTCGTGTAAGAGAAAGTATGTCTATCTTCTTCAAATATTCCAAAATAAGAGATTCATTTATTTTGTTAATATGGGCATTCCATGACTCAAATATAACTTCAGGACCCCCACATTTATAAGGATACTGAAAAGTGTCTAAAAGAGTTTGCTCAATTGTTGTCATTCTAATTTGAGTGCGTGGGTTAAATACTCTCAGTTTAATTCCTGGAATGGTATTCTCTTGCCTCTTGGTTAAGTAGATCGGCACATCTTGATACGAAAACGCTCTGGTGCCTAATTTTTCACGTTTCCCGGAGTTATCGCTTGAAGGTTGTTCAAAAGTTACCGTTGTCATTTCAGATCGAGGTCGTCTTTTTTGTTTGAGGATCGTTGCAATGTGATGATGTGTTGGAATTTGAGTGGTCAAGTTGAAGTAGAAAAGTGCGCTGAAATAACAAATGACACCTTCTTGTTTATAGGCCTGCAATAGCTCCAGCGGGTCAGCGTCCACATCATGTGAAGCATGGATACCAATAAGATAAAAATCTTTTGAAGGGACTCTTTTACTTATACCTTCAATTGGCACGCGCGATGCTAAGCCCATTGCTTTCAGGTGATTAAGAATCTTGACACCGCTAGGAAATGTTGTAGGTAAGGCCTGTTCCTTTTGAATTTCAGTGAACATCCGCGAGAGTGTATATGCAGACAGGCAGCGAACGGAAGGAAGAGATGGGGGGGATGGGGTTGCCAGTCGGTTTAAGAGGGCTTTTAAGAAGTCATCCCACCTGGAGGGGAGAGGTTCTATTTTAGAAGTGTGTTTCAAGGACATGTTCTCGGCGAAAAGTTATGGTTGGAGCACTACCCTTACCCGTT
This window encodes:
- a CDS encoding nucleotidyl transferase AbiEii/AbiGii toxin family protein; this translates as MDREQRSNWIFEVLSHILKALGGNSRIRESLIFKGAMVLNQHLGTPRMSLDIDSNLDAEFTRQHPDKIVQKTFLEESISEALTRYFEDQDPVRFKVSHIRVEPNPIKGHPLGWDAFLIRISLIDYEKLGVRDLPGLRVDVAAPETLSDDSVVVLPLGDVTVKAYSLERIAGEKARAFLSSLPAYREKLDKRPKAIRVKDLYDLTRIIQARPINDKIFWKKAGEEFFLASESRYVDCEGLKTFRENWEVTSRLFSEDPIIPTDISIADVENTLVAITDYWESINLLPFSFPLPG